In one window of Fusibacter sp. A1 DNA:
- a CDS encoding transglutaminase-like domain-containing protein — MKRVISLLTLTLIIMTLSAVAFADGGIIKVNEEIGTVSINYTATDYSDFKVLVKKGTEQYVYNLYDSQEEFPLQMGSGDYSIGLYQRVDGNKYRKVTSATAVVTVDMMKVYTASIQTINWKENTSAAVLADSLTTETMTDQEKFNAIYKYVINNVVYDYQKAATVDSRFIPNNTLTIENNNGICYDYSSLMASMLRSVGVPTKMIHGQSTYTSVYHAWNEVYLNGKWVIIDTTVDAQLSKGSARYSIEKSINDYVGVKSF; from the coding sequence ATGAAAAGAGTGATTTCTTTATTAACTCTTACACTCATTATCATGACATTGTCCGCCGTTGCTTTTGCAGATGGTGGCATTATCAAGGTCAACGAAGAAATCGGCACAGTAAGCATCAATTATACTGCAACTGATTATTCCGATTTTAAAGTTCTAGTGAAAAAGGGAACTGAACAATATGTTTATAACCTTTATGATTCACAAGAGGAGTTTCCACTTCAAATGGGAAGCGGAGATTACTCAATAGGACTCTATCAACGTGTGGATGGCAACAAATATCGAAAAGTGACTTCTGCTACTGCAGTTGTTACGGTGGATATGATGAAAGTCTACACAGCAAGTATTCAAACCATTAATTGGAAAGAGAATACTAGCGCAGCTGTATTAGCTGATTCATTGACTACGGAAACGATGACAGATCAAGAAAAATTCAATGCAATTTACAAGTACGTCATCAATAATGTAGTTTATGATTATCAAAAGGCAGCTACTGTTGATAGTCGATTTATTCCAAACAACACATTGACGATTGAGAACAACAATGGTATTTGTTACGACTATTCATCACTGATGGCATCGATGTTAAGAAGCGTTGGTGTTCCAACTAAAATGATCCATGGTCAAAGTACCTATACATCCGTGTATCATGCATGGAATGAAGTATATCTCAATGGAAAATGGGTGATCATCGATACTACCGTTGATGCACAGTTGTCAAAAGGTAGTGCGAGATACTCGATTGAAAAATCAATCAACGATTATGTTGGAGTAAAATCATTTTAA
- a CDS encoding exopolyphosphatase, with protein MEGKYRLITRSDFDGLVCAVLLKDMGLIDDIKFVHPKDMQDGIIQVTEFDITTNLPYVSGAYLAFDHHLSETIRNQEVAENHIIDPNAPSAARVVYDYYKDKHQFREDWQEMLLAVDKADSAQFTKEDILEPKGWELLSFLMDARTGLGRFRAFRISNYTLMMELIDYCRDHTIDEILELPDVKERVELYFRYEDDFKKMIQNHAKVYDEILVVDLRDVDPILPGNRFIKYALYPETQISIQVMWGLKKQNTVFTVGKSIINRSSDVNIGEVMLQYGGGGHKNAGTCQIPNDKTEELLVEVIGKLKA; from the coding sequence ATGGAAGGAAAATATAGACTAATTACACGAAGTGATTTTGACGGTCTGGTTTGCGCAGTCTTGCTTAAGGATATGGGATTAATTGATGATATCAAATTTGTTCATCCAAAGGATATGCAGGATGGAATCATTCAGGTGACAGAATTTGATATTACGACGAACTTGCCCTATGTTTCAGGTGCTTACCTTGCATTTGACCATCATTTAAGCGAAACAATCAGAAATCAGGAAGTCGCTGAAAATCATATCATTGATCCCAATGCGCCCTCTGCCGCAAGAGTGGTTTATGATTACTATAAAGATAAACATCAGTTCAGGGAGGATTGGCAGGAAATGCTTCTTGCAGTAGATAAGGCCGATTCAGCTCAGTTTACCAAAGAGGATATTCTTGAACCTAAAGGGTGGGAACTTCTGAGCTTTCTGATGGATGCAAGGACAGGTCTTGGACGATTTAGAGCCTTTAGGATATCGAATTATACACTGATGATGGAACTGATAGACTACTGCAGAGACCATACGATCGATGAGATTCTTGAGCTTCCTGATGTGAAGGAACGTGTGGAACTGTATTTCAGATATGAGGACGACTTTAAGAAGATGATTCAGAATCATGCGAAGGTCTACGATGAAATACTTGTAGTAGACTTAAGGGATGTCGATCCCATACTTCCAGGAAATAGATTCATCAAATATGCCTTATATCCTGAGACACAAATTTCAATTCAAGTCATGTGGGGCCTTAAAAAACAAAATACCGTATTCACGGTTGGGAAATCCATCATCAACCGTTCTTCAGATGTGAATATCGGTGAGGTCATGCTTCAATATGGCGGTGGTGGTCACAAGAATGCAGGAACGTGTCAGATTCCGAACGATAAGACAGAAGAACTGCTTGTGGAAGTCATTGGTAAATTAAAAGCATAA
- a CDS encoding GtrA family protein, which yields MKLLVNVMEKIEILKDKLFTRQFVRYLITGFSAFFIEYGLYVLLIKVLNAQYIIASVLVYCVIFWFVFLMNRKWSFESTKDIRKQLVQYGLLFIFNLVVANIVLMTFFTEILGISELISPLLKMACIVMWNFWIYKNVIYK from the coding sequence ATGAAATTGCTGGTTAATGTGATGGAGAAGATAGAAATTTTAAAGGATAAACTGTTCACACGTCAATTTGTAAGATATCTCATTACTGGATTTTCTGCATTTTTCATCGAGTACGGTTTGTATGTGCTGCTGATTAAGGTGTTGAACGCACAATATATCATCGCTAGTGTGCTGGTTTATTGTGTGATTTTCTGGTTTGTATTTTTAATGAATAGAAAGTGGTCGTTTGAGTCGACAAAGGATATTAGGAAGCAATTGGTGCAATATGGACTGCTGTTCATTTTCAATCTGGTTGTCGCCAATATCGTACTGATGACATTCTTTACAGAGATACTAGGAATCAGTGAATTGATATCTCCACTCTTAAAGATGGCATGTATCGTGATGTGGAATTTTTGGATCTACAAAAATGTAATCTACAAATAG
- a CDS encoding YfhO family protein: MSLIRRYGYSLLTFSVAFLIMMFAFVNEGLFPFGENQIMIIDSWHQYYPILQELQFKLQHGESLFYSWNTGTGTNFFVMMAYYAMSPLNFLSFFVPAEFLREFMLFATIGKIAFAGAFFTEYLRGVFKSKNLSIVLFGLMYAFSGFLMGYYWDIMWLDCVALLPLVILGLHRLMDEGKFGLFVFTLALSLISNFYIAYFVCEFIALYTFVVYFTKYRSKGITHFFNKISKVVMYSVLAIGSAMLTLLPIFIGMQRAYGLSSGNPTSFKLYHSILDILNNLLAYVEPTVVDGLPNISITMIGLLFMIFYFLVPGIPTKNKVINGSFAAFLILSMNINYLNFVWHGFHFPNQVPFRFSFLLSFVLLTIAYEAMTKLNELPVKAVLKVTGVMMVYLIVNEKLYTTLFDAQVFYISAAFLLAYASIVLLYKHDKVSIKFMAKMILIVLLVEITVSAFHATEVAGNSGRTDYPVQNSEVQAALDDLYAKDTGFYRLEMYQQYSANDPLLYGYRGITQFSSTANSKLNTFAKKMGMSADPGGNSNRYLPGTPVINAMFNIKYLLSKHAALPIPNAAYTKFNEFTDLEVYENRYAFPLGFKVNPDILNLTTTDISPFRRQEQFMSLATGNEVTFFKGVEAVNETYENMDRHLLEDIRYHYKNIDASKIGKAKIEFVAQQTKQMYIYMLNQTKTVTLKMNGVSTTHQTPRGVIIDLGIVEEGTSFELSFEVMASASGYFDIHVVTFDDEVFTVTRNDLIDEAFEVDEFTQTKLTGVATLNSDGLLYTSIPYEKGWKVKVDGDRIEPMAYQDAMIAIPLREGTHQIEFSYVSAGFVSGLMISVLSLLILASIYVLGRKTDFQKEQKELKSKRGQHEIAG, translated from the coding sequence ATGAGTTTAATAAGGCGTTATGGATACAGTTTACTAACTTTTTCAGTTGCATTTCTAATAATGATGTTCGCATTTGTGAATGAAGGATTATTCCCTTTCGGGGAAAATCAGATCATGATCATCGATAGTTGGCACCAGTACTATCCAATATTGCAGGAACTTCAGTTTAAACTGCAACATGGCGAATCGTTGTTCTATTCCTGGAATACAGGGACTGGAACTAATTTTTTTGTAATGATGGCCTATTATGCGATGAGTCCACTCAACTTCTTATCCTTTTTTGTACCTGCTGAGTTTTTAAGGGAATTCATGCTGTTTGCTACGATTGGCAAAATCGCTTTTGCGGGTGCCTTCTTTACGGAGTATTTACGAGGGGTATTTAAATCAAAGAATCTGTCAATAGTCCTATTCGGTCTAATGTATGCCTTTAGTGGATTTTTAATGGGGTATTACTGGGATATCATGTGGCTGGACTGCGTTGCTTTGCTGCCTCTTGTTATACTCGGATTACATAGATTGATGGATGAAGGCAAGTTCGGACTATTTGTTTTTACGCTTGCTCTGAGCCTGATCAGCAACTTTTATATTGCGTATTTTGTATGTGAGTTCATTGCCCTTTATACCTTTGTGGTCTACTTCACTAAATATAGGTCTAAGGGAATCACACATTTCTTCAATAAGATTTCAAAGGTAGTCATGTACTCGGTGTTGGCAATTGGTTCTGCGATGTTGACTTTACTTCCGATTTTCATAGGTATGCAGCGTGCATATGGCCTATCATCAGGTAATCCAACTAGCTTTAAATTGTATCATTCCATACTTGATATTCTAAACAATTTGCTTGCCTATGTAGAGCCGACAGTCGTAGATGGTTTGCCGAACATTTCCATAACGATGATCGGGTTACTATTTATGATCTTCTATTTTCTTGTTCCAGGAATTCCTACAAAAAACAAAGTGATCAATGGATCATTTGCTGCATTTTTGATTTTGAGTATGAACATCAATTATTTGAATTTTGTTTGGCATGGATTTCACTTTCCAAATCAGGTGCCTTTTAGATTTTCCTTCCTACTGTCATTTGTACTGTTGACAATCGCATATGAAGCGATGACTAAGTTAAATGAACTACCTGTAAAAGCGGTTTTAAAAGTAACTGGTGTCATGATGGTTTATCTGATTGTTAATGAAAAACTTTACACAACATTATTCGATGCACAGGTTTTTTACATCAGTGCGGCATTTCTGCTTGCTTATGCCTCTATTGTTCTCCTTTATAAGCATGACAAGGTTTCTATCAAGTTTATGGCAAAGATGATTTTGATCGTCTTGTTAGTCGAAATCACAGTGTCTGCATTTCATGCGACAGAGGTTGCTGGAAATTCAGGGCGAACTGACTATCCTGTTCAAAATAGCGAAGTACAGGCTGCTCTAGATGATTTATATGCTAAAGATACTGGGTTTTACCGTCTGGAGATGTATCAGCAATATAGCGCTAACGATCCCTTATTATATGGATATCGGGGTATTACACAATTCTCATCTACTGCAAATTCAAAATTGAACACCTTTGCAAAGAAAATGGGAATGTCTGCCGATCCAGGTGGAAACTCAAATAGGTATTTGCCAGGCACACCAGTGATCAACGCGATGTTCAATATAAAGTATCTTCTGTCAAAGCATGCTGCTTTGCCTATTCCAAACGCTGCCTATACGAAGTTTAACGAGTTTACTGACCTTGAGGTATACGAGAACAGGTATGCTTTCCCACTTGGATTTAAGGTCAATCCTGACATCCTCAACTTGACGACAACCGACATCAGCCCATTTAGAAGACAAGAGCAGTTCATGAGTCTTGCGACTGGGAATGAGGTGACATTCTTCAAAGGGGTAGAAGCGGTGAATGAGACCTATGAAAATATGGATAGGCATCTGCTTGAGGATATAAGATACCACTATAAAAATATCGATGCTTCCAAAATAGGAAAAGCGAAAATAGAGTTTGTTGCGCAGCAAACAAAACAGATGTATATCTACATGCTTAACCAAACGAAAACGGTTACGCTTAAAATGAATGGAGTTTCCACCACCCACCAAACCCCACGAGGTGTGATCATCGACTTAGGGATCGTGGAAGAGGGAACAAGCTTTGAGTTATCTTTTGAGGTAATGGCTTCTGCATCTGGATATTTTGACATTCATGTTGTCACATTCGATGATGAGGTGTTTACCGTCACCCGAAACGATTTGATTGACGAAGCATTCGAAGTGGATGAGTTTACCCAGACAAAGCTTACTGGAGTTGCGACACTCAACAGTGATGGACTGCTTTATACTTCGATTCCTTATGAAAAAGGCTGGAAAGTAAAAGTAGATGGTGACCGAATAGAACCTATGGCTTATCAAGATGCGATGATTGCGATACCACTGCGTGAAGGAACACATCAGATTGAATTCTCATATGTTTCAGCAGGCTTTGTCTCTGGACTGATGATCAGTGTTTTATCACTGCTTATCTTGGCTTCAATTTATGTTTTAGGAAGGAAAACGGATTTTCAAAAGGAACAGAAGGAACTGAAATCTAAAAGGGGACAGCATGAAATTGCTGGTTAA
- the pepT gene encoding peptidase T yields the protein MENRLIERFLSYVKIDTQSNEDSTTQPSSVKQFDLAKVVKSELEALKLKDVLLDDNGYLTATLPANIEGKHDVVGFCAHFDTSPDFSGENVKPIIHKNYQGGDIYLNEQTILKPSEFPFLKNHIGDDIITTDGTTLLGADNKAGIAEIIELLHVLIDHPAIPHGEIKIMFTPDEEIGRGTDAVNLDNFKVDYAYTVDGGELGELEYENFNAATMIVNVKGRNIHPGSAKNKMKNALAIGMDFHRLLPLTQAPQYTEGYEGFYHLNDMTGNVEHAQMHYIIRDHDKEAFEYKKDFALKVAELLNNQYDEDTISLEITDSYFNMKEKIEPVMHIIDYAKRAMEAAGVRPLIKPIRGGTDGARLSFMGIPTPNIFTGGYNYHGRYEMIPIQSMERAVAVLVELVQIIAE from the coding sequence ATGGAGAATAGGTTAATTGAAAGATTTTTAAGCTATGTAAAGATTGACACGCAGTCTAACGAGGATTCTACAACTCAGCCTTCAAGTGTAAAGCAGTTTGACCTGGCGAAGGTTGTAAAATCAGAACTCGAAGCGTTGAAACTAAAAGATGTTTTACTGGATGACAACGGATATTTGACAGCGACTTTGCCTGCCAATATCGAAGGCAAGCACGATGTGGTCGGTTTTTGTGCCCACTTTGACACCAGCCCTGATTTTTCAGGTGAAAATGTTAAGCCGATTATACACAAAAATTATCAAGGTGGCGACATTTACCTCAACGAGCAAACCATCCTTAAACCAAGTGAGTTTCCTTTTCTTAAAAACCATATCGGCGATGATATTATCACAACCGATGGAACAACCCTCTTAGGTGCTGACAATAAGGCAGGGATAGCTGAAATCATTGAGCTTTTACATGTCCTGATCGACCATCCTGCGATTCCACACGGCGAAATAAAGATCATGTTTACTCCTGATGAGGAAATCGGTCGCGGTACGGATGCGGTGAATCTTGACAACTTTAAAGTAGACTACGCTTATACTGTCGATGGTGGTGAGCTTGGAGAGTTGGAATATGAGAACTTCAACGCAGCTACGATGATCGTCAACGTCAAAGGAAGAAATATCCATCCTGGCTCTGCGAAGAATAAGATGAAAAACGCGCTTGCCATTGGAATGGATTTTCACAGGCTCTTGCCACTGACTCAGGCACCTCAATATACGGAAGGGTATGAAGGCTTTTATCATTTGAATGATATGACAGGAAATGTAGAGCATGCCCAGATGCACTACATCATCAGGGACCACGACAAGGAGGCTTTCGAGTATAAGAAGGACTTTGCCTTAAAGGTCGCCGAACTACTCAATAATCAGTATGATGAAGATACGATAAGCCTTGAGATCACAGATTCCTATTTCAATATGAAAGAAAAAATCGAACCTGTGATGCATATTATCGATTATGCTAAGCGTGCGATGGAAGCTGCAGGTGTGAGACCTCTGATCAAGCCGATCCGTGGTGGAACAGATGGGGCAAGGTTGTCGTTTATGGGGATTCCTACACCAAACATCTTCACAGGTGGCTACAACTATCACGGGCGCTACGAAATGATTCCTATCCAGTCCATGGAGAGGGCGGTTGCCGTACTAGTGGAGCTGGTTCAGATTATCGCTGAATAA
- a CDS encoding DUF2079 domain-containing protein — protein sequence MENIVVAKEAEAHQNSVHSERKFDAFRRYNYKELLLMLFSSYIFASIVSMINVVEKNSNLSFVTNLNGFSIIISMMLYLAVVIYMKLKLKISESVYLGLVVVSGCFGVLTVVDSEKNIFLTLGVIGIMSVIIISYYQNVDINKFERVNNKVTSAIIGLLFMVMFYMISTATIFRYKTYNASTYDFGIFTQMFHYMKQTGLPYTTLERNVFLSHFAIHFSPIYYLILPGYLLFSSPEYLLIVQAFFVTSGVIPLYLLCRHQNLNTFITMLISGCYLFYPGIVSPTFYDFHENKFLTALMLWMLYFYEKNKKKSMILLVFLVLFVKEDAALYIIFFGFYDLFANKNIRQGLIITCIGFIYFYLVTTGMSLYGYGIMDDRFSVYQLPNETGLAVVMKNILMNPGFFITQVFMLEKLKFALYMLTPLVFIPIISSKWSNLIFLIPMLVINLMPKYVYQYDIGFQYTYGVSAIMFFLFIKNISKFEYRKQLTICSIGIFASLVLLMTATNDKFSYYQNIYNTFSQEIVRTDEALSLIPRNASITSETFFTPHLYYVQELYEYPNDFETDYLVLDVRCPVEKFDEKSNSALNAGYVEVFSGGMAVVYKKIDNPLE from the coding sequence ATGGAGAATATAGTAGTTGCAAAAGAAGCTGAAGCACATCAAAATAGTGTTCATTCTGAAAGAAAATTTGATGCATTTAGAAGATATAATTATAAAGAATTACTCTTGATGCTGTTTTCTTCTTATATTTTTGCTTCTATAGTTAGTATGATAAATGTAGTCGAGAAAAACTCAAATTTATCATTTGTTACTAATCTAAACGGTTTTAGTATTATAATCTCTATGATGCTTTATTTAGCAGTTGTTATTTATATGAAATTGAAATTAAAAATTAGTGAGTCTGTGTATTTAGGATTAGTAGTTGTTTCTGGATGTTTTGGCGTGTTAACTGTAGTAGACAGTGAGAAGAATATTTTTCTAACACTTGGTGTGATCGGGATTATGTCGGTCATCATCATTTCTTATTACCAAAATGTAGATATCAATAAATTTGAAAGAGTAAACAATAAAGTCACAAGTGCGATTATTGGATTGCTGTTTATGGTGATGTTCTACATGATTTCTACTGCAACGATTTTTAGATACAAAACGTACAATGCTTCAACATATGATTTTGGGATTTTCACTCAAATGTTTCACTATATGAAGCAAACGGGGTTACCTTATACTACATTAGAGAGAAATGTATTTTTATCGCATTTTGCGATACATTTTTCTCCGATTTATTATTTAATTCTACCTGGATATTTACTATTCAGTTCTCCAGAGTATTTACTGATTGTTCAAGCATTTTTTGTGACATCAGGAGTTATTCCACTATACTTATTGTGTAGACATCAGAACTTGAATACCTTTATTACAATGCTGATTTCAGGTTGTTATCTTTTCTATCCAGGAATAGTAAGTCCAACTTTTTATGATTTTCATGAAAATAAATTTCTTACAGCTTTAATGCTTTGGATGCTCTACTTTTACGAGAAGAATAAAAAAAAGTCTATGATTTTGCTGGTTTTTTTGGTTTTATTTGTTAAGGAAGATGCTGCGTTATATATCATTTTTTTTGGTTTTTATGATCTATTTGCTAATAAGAACATTAGGCAAGGTTTAATAATAACGTGTATTGGGTTTATATATTTTTATTTAGTTACAACTGGAATGAGTCTTTATGGTTATGGAATAATGGATGATAGATTTAGTGTCTATCAGTTACCAAATGAAACGGGATTAGCTGTAGTAATGAAAAATATTTTAATGAATCCTGGTTTTTTCATTACTCAAGTGTTTATGTTGGAAAAACTAAAATTTGCATTATATATGTTGACTCCACTAGTATTTATCCCAATCATTAGCTCTAAATGGAGCAACTTAATATTTTTGATACCGATGCTAGTAATCAACTTAATGCCTAAATATGTTTATCAATATGACATAGGTTTTCAATATACATATGGTGTATCAGCTATCATGTTCTTTCTATTTATAAAAAACATTAGTAAGTTTGAGTATAGAAAGCAATTGACTATTTGCTCAATTGGAATTTTTGCATCTCTAGTATTACTAATGACAGCTACTAATGACAAATTTTCTTACTATCAAAATATTTATAATACATTCAGTCAGGAAATAGTAAGAACTGATGAGGCTTTATCATTAATACCAAGAAATGCTTCAATTACAAGTGAGACGTTTTTCACACCTCACCTATATTATGTACAAGAACTCTATGAATACCCAAATGACTTTGAAACTGATTATCTTGTTTTAGATGTTAGATGTCCGGTTGAAAAATTTGATGAAAAATCAAATTCCGCATTAAACGCTGGGTATGTTGAAGTATTTTCTGGTGGAATGGCAGTGGTATATAAGAAAATCGATAATCCTCTTGAGTAA
- a CDS encoding glycosyltransferase family 2 protein, giving the protein MDMVNRHKELAIIIPVYNEGKALQTNFKEIVRVLEQDRVDCRFMFVDDGSTDNTWQVLESIVKEYPQAEAIRFARNFGKEIALAAGLDSIDAQLYLLMDSDLQHPPDQIRPMLELLIKEDANIVEGIKITRGKESLFYRSVAKLFYWVLNVVTHLDMRNSSDFKLLDKQVVESIRRFDERNLFIRGIVKWVGFKTVQHPFHVEERVNGVSHFSTAKLAMLALNATLSYTSKPLYITMISGLIFLFFAIILGIQTLANYLVGNALDGFSTVILVLLITGSMIMISLGIIGTYISRIYDEIKARPRYIVKDKIQ; this is encoded by the coding sequence ATGGATATGGTTAATAGGCATAAGGAACTAGCGATTATTATTCCTGTTTACAATGAAGGAAAAGCGCTGCAAACCAATTTTAAGGAGATTGTGCGCGTACTTGAACAAGATCGAGTGGATTGTCGATTCATGTTTGTCGATGACGGTTCTACTGATAATACCTGGCAGGTGCTGGAGTCCATCGTAAAGGAGTATCCTCAGGCAGAAGCGATAAGGTTTGCAAGGAATTTTGGCAAGGAAATCGCTCTTGCTGCAGGTCTTGACAGCATCGATGCCCAGCTTTATCTGCTTATGGATTCTGATTTGCAGCATCCGCCCGATCAAATAAGACCTATGCTCGAGCTGCTGATTAAGGAAGATGCGAATATCGTGGAAGGCATAAAAATCACTAGAGGAAAAGAGTCCCTATTTTATAGGTCCGTTGCAAAACTATTTTATTGGGTCTTAAACGTAGTCACTCATCTAGATATGAGAAACTCATCAGATTTCAAGCTACTGGACAAACAGGTGGTTGAATCAATAAGACGATTTGATGAAAGAAACCTGTTTATCAGAGGTATCGTAAAATGGGTTGGGTTCAAAACCGTTCAACATCCTTTTCATGTAGAGGAGAGAGTAAATGGAGTCAGTCATTTTTCTACTGCGAAGCTGGCCATGTTGGCACTGAATGCCACTCTCTCTTATACAAGTAAACCACTCTATATCACCATGATCAGCGGGCTTATCTTCTTGTTCTTTGCAATCATCTTAGGAATTCAGACACTGGCTAATTACTTGGTCGGGAACGCATTGGATGGATTCTCAACAGTGATTCTGGTCCTTCTGATCACTGGTTCTATGATTATGATTTCGCTTGGTATTATTGGGACGTATATTTCGAGAATCTATGACGAGATTAAAGCTAGACCGAGGTATATTGTTAAAGACAAAATCCAATGA
- a CDS encoding sortase — MKIAIRVILIITVVLLSIVLLLKKDDFLSKATLSMSVDRQNHEPLLDEYNSLNEVFSKRDAVDVDYIILLEKENKSYKEEVDFIKLQKLERLKERQALADRKSVELALERDKYESEMPLITKEGHLSLLGRIAIASINVNMPLVEGTSASDIAISAGHLENTAYPGHIGNSVIAGHRGYNYGLLFNRLDELEKGDRIVLTTSQGTFTYEVYQKKIVVPEDTSVINQTDTHRVLTLITCEPLYKSTYRLVIHAVLVE, encoded by the coding sequence ATGAAAATAGCGATTAGAGTTATACTGATAATTACTGTTGTTTTGCTTTCAATTGTTTTATTACTTAAAAAAGACGATTTTCTTAGCAAAGCAACTCTTTCAATGTCAGTTGATAGACAGAACCATGAACCACTTTTAGACGAGTACAACTCTTTAAATGAAGTTTTTTCAAAACGGGATGCTGTGGATGTAGATTATATCATCCTGTTGGAGAAAGAGAATAAATCTTATAAAGAGGAAGTTGATTTTATAAAGTTACAAAAATTGGAGAGACTAAAGGAGCGTCAAGCACTTGCTGATAGGAAGAGTGTAGAGTTAGCTCTCGAAAGAGATAAATACGAATCGGAAATGCCATTGATCACCAAAGAAGGACATTTAAGTTTGTTGGGAAGGATAGCTATAGCTAGCATTAATGTCAATATGCCACTTGTTGAAGGTACAAGCGCTAGTGATATTGCAATTTCAGCTGGACATTTAGAAAATACAGCATATCCAGGGCATATTGGTAATTCGGTTATTGCAGGTCATAGGGGCTATAATTATGGATTACTATTCAATCGATTAGATGAGTTGGAAAAAGGTGATAGAATTGTGTTGACCACTTCGCAAGGAACATTTACTTATGAAGTATATCAGAAAAAAATTGTTGTTCCAGAAGACACATCGGTTATCAATCAAACAGACACTCATAGGGTTTTAACTTTGATTACTTGTGAACCACTTTATAAATCAACATATCGATTGGTTATTCATGCGGTATTGGTAGAATAG
- a CDS encoding transglutaminase family protein — translation MKRKLVVLFVVMIAVLSSFAFADGIINYKPDEGIVKINYTTTDYTKFKIIIKRDTQQYIYNINDNDESFPLQMGSGLYTVAIYQNVSSNKYKKITSASKTVTVNEDAVNLASVQNMSWAEEMKAIVLAKELMADLETDEEKFDAVYDYIIRSIVYDYYKASTIYSRYLPVIDVTLEEKKGICYDYSSLMASMLRSQGIKSKLIEGESTYTSTYHAWNEVYLNGEWKIIDSTVDAQLSKMMAKYDKYKTTTSHVKMKSF, via the coding sequence ATGAAGCGAAAGTTAGTAGTTCTGTTTGTAGTAATGATTGCCGTGTTATCAAGTTTCGCATTTGCAGATGGCATTATTAATTACAAGCCCGATGAAGGAATTGTTAAGATAAATTATACAACAACCGATTATACTAAGTTTAAAATAATCATAAAGAGAGATACGCAGCAGTACATCTACAATATCAACGATAACGATGAATCATTTCCACTTCAGATGGGCAGTGGTTTGTACACAGTAGCAATTTACCAAAATGTTTCCAGTAATAAATATAAGAAAATCACATCAGCCTCTAAGACGGTTACTGTCAATGAAGATGCTGTAAATCTTGCAAGTGTGCAGAATATGAGCTGGGCTGAAGAAATGAAGGCAATCGTTCTTGCAAAAGAACTGATGGCTGATCTTGAAACGGATGAGGAGAAGTTTGATGCCGTTTACGACTATATCATCCGGTCGATCGTCTATGACTATTATAAAGCCTCGACTATCTATAGCAGGTATTTACCTGTGATCGATGTCACTCTTGAAGAAAAGAAAGGTATCTGTTATGATTATTCATCACTGATGGCTTCAATGCTTCGAAGCCAGGGCATAAAGTCAAAATTGATTGAAGGTGAAAGTACTTATACCTCCACCTATCATGCTTGGAATGAAGTGTATTTGAACGGCGAGTGGAAAATCATTGATTCCACAGTCGATGCGCAGCTTTCGAAGATGATGGCCAAATATGACAAATACAAGACTACCACCAGCCACGTTAAAATGAAAAGTTTCTAG